The genomic segment ACAGATATCAAGTTTCATGCAGATATGAATTTTAACATGATTCGTTGCTGGGGTGGTGGCCTCACTGAAAGGCCAGAGTTTTATCATTACTGTGATTATTATGGTCTTCTGGTAAGATATACTAGACACTCATTGTTGTTTATATGTGCTTATGCGCTTACTTTGCTGCTGCTTTGCTGTGTGACTATGTAGCTTATTTGTGTTTCTTTCCTTTTAAGTACTTGTGTATATAGCAGTTTGCATTAGATTGAATGACTACGTCATTATAATATAAGCAGGTTGGATTTGAGATCAGAGTATTACTATATTGGGATATCCAGAGGCTTTGTTCAAATCTTATCATgaccttttttattttcaaataaaaaatattgttaatgctgTTGCAAGTAGACCAAATGATCACTCTAAAATTCACTGGTTTAAAACACCTTCACCATATAGGTTGAGTTTGACACATTTACTTGTCATGGATATTTTTTAATGGTCTGACCTGACTACCACGAAGACCTATCCTAGCCTACAAACCTATTTAAAAGTGTTCTATTATAAAACTTTTGAAGTACTAATATACATTGTCCTAAATAAGTCCATTAATAGTTACAATTTTCTTATATGATCatctaatattattatatgtattgTGCGTgggtgtatatatatatatatataattctctATATGTAATATAACACAACAAATTAcctatttaaaaacatattctGTGATAAGATCCTTAAACATTGTATAGctttatcatttaataatattataagtttgatttttttataagtttaatcATATTGCTGCTAAATCGTGTAGGTATGGCAGGAATTCTGGATTACTGGGGATGTGGATGGACGTGGTATCCCAGTATCAAATCCAAATGGTCCCCTGGATCATgaccttttcttgttttgtGCAAGGGACACGGTCAAGCTTCTGAGAAATCATCCCAGTCTTGCTCTCTGGGTGGGTGGAAATGAACAAACTCCACCAGATGATATAAATATGGCGCTGAAAAATGATCTGAAACTTCATCCTTATTTCAGACATgcagaagaaaaggaaaaacctGTAGGTGACTTATCCGAAAGGTTGGGGGATCCTAGCCAATATCTAGATGGCACACGGATTTACATACAAGGATCGTTATGGGATGGGTTTGCAGATGGGAAAGGGGACTTCACTGATGGACCTTATGAAATTCAAAATCCTGAAGATTTTTTCAAGGATGATTTTTACAACTATGGATTCAACCCTGAGGTTGGTTCTGTAGGAATGCCAGTTGCTGCTACCATAAGAGCAACAATGCCTTCAGAAGGATGGCAAATACCACTGTTTAGGAAACTTTCCAGCGGTTATGTAGAAGAAGTTCCTAATCCATTGTGGAAATACCATAAATACATTCCATATTCAAATCCAACCAAGAAGGTTCATGATCAAATTCAGCTTTATGGTGATGTGAAAGATCTTGATGATTTTTGTTTGAAGGTGTGAAAACTTTATCCAGGTGGATCATACATGATACACTTTCAATCCTCTTATCTTTGTTGTTCTGTTGTTaactctattttttatattataatcttCCCAGGCTCAACTAGTTAACTACATACAATATAGAGCTCTTCTGGAAGGATGGACTTCTCACATGTGGAAAAAATATACAGGAGTCTTAATTTGGAAGACACAAAATCCTTGGACTGGTCTTAGAGGCCAATTTTATGATCATCTTCTTGACCAAACGGCAGGTTTCTTTGGTTGTCGATGCGCTGCAGAGCCAATTCATGTACAGCTTAATCTGGCTACATATTTTATAGAGGCAAGTATCGACATTGAACTTCTATTTTTATGAACTaggaataaaaatagaaatatcatTTCACAGTGCAAAACTCTTTTCTGgtattataaattgaaaattgagaTTGGCGGCCAAAATTAGCGAGTTAAAGGAATTACCGGAGTACTGAACCGGAAAAACTTGGAATAATCACAATTTCCTCTGCAAATTATTTGATGATCCAATGGTGAATTGTTTCTTAAAGGTTTTAcatcattttactttttttctttaaacagGTGGTGAATACTACATCAGAAGAATTGTCTAATGTAGCTATGGAAGTTTCAGTGTGGGACCTCGAAGGCACATGTCCACACTACAAAGTTCATGAAAATCTCACTGCACTGCCAAAAAATGTAACACCTATTGTTGAGATGAAGTATCCTAAGTCAAAACATCCTAAGCCAGTCtactttcttcttctcaaactcTATAACATGTcagataataaaattttatctagAAACTTTTATTGGTTGCATCTTCCTGGTGGAGATTATAAACTACTAGAGCCGTATCGGGAGAAGAAAATTCCCCTCAAGATAACATCCGAGGTTTTCATTCAAGGATCTACCTACAAACTTCGAATGCATGTGCAAAACACATCTAAGAAACCAGATTCTAACAGTTTGACATTGGAGCACGGTTCAAAGGCTAGACAAAAACTGGAAACCATAGACAGTGTCAAGGGAAAAGAGCAAGAAGCTGGTTGGTTTACAAGGATACATAAATGCTTTGCGGGGAAAAGTGATGGTTTGAAGGTTTCTGAAATTAATGGGCAAGATATAGGTGTTGCATTCTTTCTACATTTTTCTGTCCATGCTTCGAATAAGGACTACAAGGAGGGGGAAGACACACGAATTCTCCCTGTTCATTACTCAGATAACTATTTTTCACTTGTGCCAGGAGAGACCATGACTGTTAAAATTTCTTTTGAAGTTCCTCCAGGTGTCACTCCTCGAGTTTCTCTGCATGGCTGGAATTTTGACGACAAACCATCCTTAAAGGTCTTCAGTGATGTCACAGGCAACCTTGTGAATTGATCAATTCTGAGTACTTCAAATGCATGAGAGAACTTAATGAGTTTATCACTTTTCTTCCTTCAACCTGCGAAAGTTAGCATTCTAATACAACATTCGGGAATTTCATATTTCCCACCTTATGTTGCTAAGACCAATATTTCTAGTACTTTGCTTGTTAAATTGTGCAATAAAAAGCAAAGTGGAAATTGTCTCAATGAGAATAATCTTTTGAAAGCTCAGGCTCCTCAGAATGGAGTGAAGGTTATGCCTCGATCATTTTATGGCTTGTAATTTGGTATCGATTCAAAATTTGCAATTGTCTTATGCTTCTAGCCAATCGTGTTAGAAAACcaagaaaaacaaattcattTCTTCTATACAGAGTAGGGATGAACACTTGCCCAACAAAAGTGGTGGTCTGGCACAAATTAGAATACATCACAACATGTAAACTTGCATCATAGTATATGGTAATGAAAGTTGCAAGGTTTCTAAAATTAACTTTGAAGAATCAAACATGTAATTGCAATGAATGGGCGTGATATGCGCTATGAAGAGAACTAGTATGCAAGATCATCAATTATCATATAGACTTCATCATCCGGCTAATTGAAGAGAATATGCCCGCAGCTTTGTCTAGCAAACCTTGCCCTTGCTCTGACTTCTGTTCTTCTTCGCTAAATAGAATCTGCAACGTGAAGAAAAAGTTACCCGAGAGAtcaatatattgttatattgaTAATCACTAGGAGCTAGTCACCAAACAAATATGCTCTCTTTCCTTTCTCCAATGatattttcattcaattcaatttctttttttctaagaaaatgGTTGGATCaggcaaggtaatttagaattGAAGCTATAAACCTCAATGTCTTCAGCATCAGGACGGCTCTCGAATTCCTTGGCAAGCAAATATCTATTTGGCCTATCCTTGTCATCACTGAACACTTTCCACTGTCTGAGTAAATCAACAGAACAGAAAGCaaacaaaaaatcataaataatttcaGCTTTGCAACTAATATGTCAAGGAACCAGTTAACAGTGTATGATTTCATCAATTTTATCCCATGGAAACAGGATATAAAAATAGTGAATCATGTTCAGATTGTATGTTTAAAAATCAAGTGAACCAGATAATCCACTTCTAAATTCAAaagttgtttttcttattaatcAAGATAGAATGAAAGACCTTACCCTGGATAACACCTGAAGATTGCTCCAAATGGCATTGGTCTCATGAAATAGACAGTTGTAAAAGTGCTGTACAACAAAAAGATCAGAATTTAGTAGCTAGTGTGATCAGAATAaaccaattttacaaaataaattgcATTAAGAATGGAAAGAACACAAAAATGAAAAGCACTCAAGGAACCTAATACATACGAAGAAAAAACCCAGTTGATGAAAATACCATTTACAGTAATTTGAAGCCTAAGTAGTAAACCATGTGATGGCTCAGAAATCGTACCTTAGAAAGAAGCGCCTTAATTTCCGGACATTAAAGCCAACTCCAACATCCTCACTAATCAGGCGTGGATTCCACATGATGAGGGGTCTAGGCTGCCATTGTATGTATAGTTtgaaagaaaattgtaaataatacaAACACAAATCACAATTTCTAATCTAAATGCAAGTCTGAATTGAGGTGGCTATCTATCTCCCAGTCTATGACAGCTCTCTAGAAAGACAAATATGAGAAGTACCAACCCAACCCCTTGTCATAAAAGCAGCTTTCACATATTGCTTTACCTCATGTTGAGGAAAGTTTATCACATTTTTCAGCAGATGGATGTTTAAATTTCAAGAGATCATGAATGTCAAGGGATTTACTGGATCATTTGAGAGATTGGATGCAATTCTCTCCACATATTCTAACATCTGATAATCTGGAACAATCATAACCACAATCTCATCATCACCTTCCACAGGCTTCCGGTCACTCAAGCTGGATAAATAGCAAAAGAACTGAAATGTTATGGACGGAACTACAACAGCATAGCCAACAAGTACTTTAGCAGCCAAGTCCAATGCAAAAGTCAGAATCTTATACATGATGATACACCCCACAACTACTTTTCCAGCAGAATAAAACTCAAAGCGTTAATCTGAGCTCTGGAACTTACCTTGCAAATCTAAATATAGCATCTTTCCACCGAAACTTCAGAAGGGCTGCTGCACCAGCATCTGGAAATATGGCTTTAACCCTCTaacaatcaaattcatgaaGCTTATCAACCTAGTTTACAACTTCCAAAATAAATACTACACATACCATAAAACCTTATTGAATTCATAACCACTTAAATGCTCTATTTTAGCCATATGTCATACTGCAATCAACAATAGAGAATagaaaaacatttcaaattaaatattccTTCATAATTTCATGTGTTATAAGTTTACAACTACCGGAATACATCCCACCAACCTGgaattttgttttctcaatgAGTGTATCCAAAAAAATCCTTGACAAGTCCCAGAGTTCAACCTGCGCACCTTCGTCATCTAAAAATTGCAGTTGCGGGATTAAAAGTTCAACCTGTAAGACagttaaaaatacttttagagCAAGATGCATTTGGCGCTAAGAAACtgaaagaaaacaattaataacTTTGATTGACAAAGCAACGGCTTGGTAAACAGCATTCTCCATAGCAGCATTTTCAAGCTGCCTCGGCTTAAACATTTAGTTACATCAGatgtaaaataatgaaaaaaagaattttgCTCTTACTCATGCTCACCTTTAACATGCtaaatttataagttattgATCTTAACCAGGTTAAGTTGACTGAGCTTGTTAGAAGGATTGCAATGCCAAAGAAGATGCTCAGCACAACAGATTTTAGTCAAAAATCCTCGTCCGCAAAAGATATAcgaaagaaatatatttttaatttggcGCTGCGTGACCTAAACCAGCAGTGCAAAACTTGGAACAAATGACAATTTTGTGTGAaataaagaaaggaagaaaaacaaaattctggTACATACTGTGGCTCTCATCCCTCCTGTAGATACAAATAAGCCTGCGGCCTCGCCAGATTGCCTCACTGCACCCTCCAAGTCTGAAGGCAAGCAACTGAAACAGAAAgcaaaaaagtgaaaaaaaaattttataccCATTGGAATTTACATCTAACTTCGTCAATCTACCATTTTCCCATCCCCACATGACTTCAAATTATGGTGTGACTTAAAATTGATGGACACAGTTAAATGGCCTAAGCATGGGAGACATGCTGTCTGAGTTTCTAGAACACAATCCAGACCTAAACAAAACATCCTTCACAAAGACAAGAGTCCTATGTATCCATCCACTTTTGCCCGAGATTTACAAAGAACATAAATTGcgacaaaaataataatctacACAGTCCAAATTGTAAAGTAGTAATACCTGTCATCTTCCTCATCATCCTTAACAGAAGTTACAGTATTCTCTTCCAATGGGGATGGTGGGTCAGGCTCAGGGGATTCGGTTTGGAATTTCTCAAACTTGGCAAAAACTCTGAAGGTGGAGGTTGAAGAGTGAAGGGAAAGGCCATTGTAAGAGCAAAGTAGAGGGTGTGAAAAAGATAAGGAAAAAGGAGTGGCTGAGGTTTGAAGGGGTATTGAAGGATGGTAGTTACAGCTGAAGTTGCAGGCTATGGTTGAAGAAGCCATTTATGTGATGTCTGTTAAGTGTTAATTTGTTCATTGCCCAAAGGCCATGGCTCATTCATCGATATTGCAAATTGCTTCCAACTTGATATTATCAACCACAGTTACACCTTTGCTCCATGCCTTCTAATTCAACAGATATTTATTTGGCTAatcattttacttttcaaatctcatttttcatttgtaGAAAGTATTATGTACCCCTGCAATTCAACgggtattttttttaactatattaaatattaataatctttttcttatagaatttattaattttatatgttataatttgaattataataataataactaataataaaaaaattattcaaaataaaaatttggacATTACATGTCTTTCATagtaatatgtaaaaatataaatttattgctTTTAATTGTCTATTGtgatatcttattttaaaaggtactattatttttacacttaacaaaattttacagacactttatatttattattttacctttttttttacaaatataaaatttaatttttgtaatgacTAAAATACTTCTAAAAATGGATTGTGGTACGAGTgtccaaaaaatattttcctatattaaaatctttaatttttcaaaaagagTAATcaaggttttaatataaaagatatttaatataaaatatatttatacctGAGATTTCTTATGAACATATCATAGACtttatcaattttcaaattacGAGTTTAATCAAGTTTATATAACGTCAAATCTTCAAATCTTTCACCTGTTTGAATTTGAAGTTTGACATGTAAATGTGGAGTTTTTATGGACAAAAAGTTTTAGACAAATTGACTAGCTCAAAGAAGATTCTATAACcctaaatttaaaatgaaagaaaatatttcGGAATTACTGTATTTATTTATGacttgaatattttaatattttaactgttttcgaaatttaatatatactattttcagttcaaaaattttatatataaagaatttttaaaacttatattttaacaGGTGTTTAATAAAAACAGCCTAGCCCATTCCGACGTTGGGCTTTCGAATTTGGGTTGCCCATCCCGAGGCCCAAAATAGAAGACGGTGTGGTGGACTCTCTTGAGAATTTGATATTGGCATATAGCCGTTGTGATTTCAAACTTTGAAATCTCAGCAAGAAAAGAACGGTACTCTATTCCTCTCTTGCGCTCTATTGCTTTCTTACGCTCTATTGCTCTCTTGCGCTCTATTGCTTTCTTACGCTCTATTGCTCTCTTGCGCTCTATTGCTGAGGAAGTTGGATCTTGGAATCGTGTGCCACTCTTATCTCAGAGAACCATGAGCGGtactctcactttctctctacTCACCAATCAATTGAATTAACCACTTATTCTTTGACACAATTCATCCATTCTTGCAGATCAATCCATTCAAATCCAAATGCTCGCTGAAAAATTCCACCGTTTCGTTCTTGACTACGAACTCAAGCAACCGTCGATAACTTCTGAGCCAGGTTCGCTCTCTATTCTCTATTCAATTTCCCTTTTCCATTtggaatgaaaaaaagaaaatgatctTAATCTCAGCCAAAATTACCTTTTTAATTCTGACGTTAGATGGTTTGTCGATTTGTGGAATTTCATCAGATGATGTATCGAAGCAAGTGAACGAGAACTCAGACTCCGTGGATGAAAACAGTATGTCACAGGGAATCCACGAAGTTTCTCCGGATAAAGGTCATACACTTCCCATATTGAAGAAAATACTTGATCTCGATACTAAAATTCAGGTAAATCTTTAGAAACCACATTGAATTCtgtctctttcttttccttaaatTTCTGGACACTCTGTCCTCTCGCATTCTGTTTATTATTCGTAAACCTTATTTTACCGGGGTTTTATGGTTCATGCATTAGGATTTGAAGAAGCATCATATATCATTGTCTGATGAAGTGAAGCTCACGATTGAATCTTTTCCCGGCACTGATGTTTTGAAGTCCGTGCAGCTTCTCGGTATGCTTCTAGTAGAAAACTACAATATATACATGAAAATTTGAAtaccctctctctctctttctgtctagttaatttaattataatttttataggTTTTGGAATGTTCTTATGGTATAGGTGCTGAATATGAACTCTTGAAAAGAAAGTACCTGGAGGAGTCCTCTGAGCGAAGACGGCTTTACAATGAAGTAATTGAACTCAAGGGGAATATCAGAGTTTTCTGCAGATGCAGACCATTAAATGCGAGTGAAATTGCTAATGGGTCTGCTTCTGTTGTCAATTTTGAGTCGTCTTCAGATAATGAGCTTCAAGTCATTTGTGCAGAATCTTCTAAAAAGCAATTTAAATTCGACCATGTATTTGGGCCAGAAGATAACCAAGGTAACGAGAAGTTGCGTCTTTTGTTGGTTTTGCAATGAAGAAAGTTGTTTTTGTGAAAAATCAATGAAACTGAAAGCATTTTTTGTTATGCAGAGGCTGTTTTTCAACAGACCAAACCCATTGTTACATCAGTATTGGATGGGTACAATGTCTGCATTTTTGCCTATGGGCAAACTGGAACTGGGAAAACATTCACTATGGAAGGAACACCCGAACACAGGGGAGTTAACTACCGAACCCTGGAAGAGTTATTTCGGATAACTGATGAGAGAAATGGCACAATGAAGTATGAATTATCTGTCAGCATGCTGGAGGTTTACAATGAGAAGATAAGAGATCTGTTGGTGGAAAATTCAACTCAACCTACAAAGAAGTGAGTGCTTAGATCCCCCGAGTAATTTCCAGCTTTCCTGCATTCTCTACCCAACTAGATGCATAGAATTTTGTTGTATAAAATGTTTGTTAACtgatgaagaaaacaaatttcTATACTTTAGATTGGAGATAAAGCAAGCTGCCGAAGGAACCCAAGATGTCCCTGGACTTATTGAAGCTCGTGTTTATGGAACAGAAGACGTGTGGGAAATGCTTAAGACTGGAAATCGAGTCAGATCAGTTGGATCCACCTGCGCTAATGAGCTTAGTAGCCGTTCGCACTGGTATAGCTACATTCTTAGACATTGACTAATTGTTGCGCGTACTTCATATTTACTTCTAaacttatttgtattttataccTTTGAAGACcttaattctttaaatattataatcatgttaaactaaatatttgttttccttGAATAGATCATGTTTTAAGCTGGCAGTTACTTTCTTTTTGCAGTAgatgtaatataattttctcAATGACACGATTTTTGGcagaatttattaataattatagaCAAATGATCAAGAGGTGCTTTTACATGCAGCTTGTTGCGAGTAACTGTAATGGgggaaaatttaattaatggcCAGAGAACAAAGAGTCACCTTTGGCTAGTAGACTTAGCTGGCAGTGAGCGAGTGGGAAAAACTGAAGCTGAGGGAGAAAGACTGAAGGAATCTCAATTCATAAATAAGTCTCTTTCAGCGCTTGGTGATGTTATTTCTGCCCTTGCTTCTAAATCAGCCCACATTCCATACAGGCAAgtttcttttcctctcttaaaTAAACTCTAACCGAAAGatcttttttctaattattatctGTATCCTCTGGTTTTGACAGGAACTCAAAACTCACTCATATGCTGCAAAGCTCGTTAGGTAAGATTCCACTTCAACATTAAGAATTTATACGATCCTTTGAAAATGACTGTGAATTGATTTCATGCCTGCATTTTTTGACTGTTAATGTTTGATATGTGGCTGAAATGCAGGTGGAGACTGCAAAACGTTAATGTTTGTGCAGGTAAGTCCAAGCGCAGCAGACTTGGGAGAGACACTTTGCTCACTGAATTTCGCAACCCGCGTCCGTGGAATCGAGGGTGGCCCAGCTCGCAAGCAAGTAGACCACACTGAGCTGTTTAAGTACAAGCAAATGGTAAGTTAGCATGaaatttttctaataaacaTAACCATGACTTTTCAATTCCTGAAACTCaaaaattttgtataattaaaGGTAGAAAAGCTCAAACAAGACGAGAAGGAAACAAATAAACTACAGGATAGCTTGCAAATTGCTCAACTCAGGCTTGCTACAAGAGAACAGCATTGTAGAACCCTTCAAGAAAAGGTATATTCTTCAGAAGCAAGTTACTCGGACAAGATGATGGGTGCCCTTTTTTCTATTCAAGGTGATTCATAATTTGATGTATTTCGTGACAGGTTCGGGACCTGGAGAACCAGATCAACGAAGAAAGAAAGCACAGACTAAAGCAAGAAAGTAGAGCACTTGCTGCTGTTTCGGCTCAACCTTCATTATCGTCACAACAGACAACAGCTCAGAACAGGAAGCCACCACTGAATCCTTCCAAACTCAGACAACCACTGAGAAAAATAACCAATTCCATGCCTCCACGGTCTCCTCGGAGATCAAAGAATTACACCACATTCATGAATGGAAAGGAAAACTCTGTGAGAAGGGCTTCAATGGCGACCAATTCCGTGAGGCAAGCTGCGCCATCAACAACAGGGCAGTTCTTTCAGGCAAGGAGGAGGGTATCCATTGCCGTGAGACCACCACCTTCAACATCAACAACGCAGGTTATTCAGCCAAGGAGGAGGGTCTCCATTGCCACACTACCTCCTCACACAACTTCTGGCATGTCAACTCCACTTCGTACCTCAGCATTCCGAGTTACCGGTGGAAGCAATCAGCAATCACGGATAAGAAGCCAAAGGAAAGATAGGTATTCAAGTTTGTTTGCCCCAATGCCAGAGTTGAGAGAATCAGTCTTGACAACACCAATGTCAGTAAGGAGCAGCAGCAAGTTTATGATGAACAGTCCAACACAGGCAGATTCCAGGATGATGGGGCCCACTAGGAATCAGCCTGTTCTTGCTCTACAACGTAAACCTGTGGTCTGGAGTCCTCTTAAGCTAAGAACCATGAACAGAAAGTCATCACTCCTGCCGTATCGCTCAACCCAAATGCAGTAAACATTGTTTTCTCAAACAACGTGACAAAAAAATGGAGTATTTTAACTAATGCCAACTTGTATAAATTAGTATGCTGCTTTTGGTTTATGAATCAACCaagattcaattaaatttttctcAAAACATGTCATGCAAATACTCTTGCGTATGTTGTTCGATCAAATTTCTGATCTCagatttaagtttcaaattcttGCTCGTGGTGTTTGTTGTGCCATCAAATTTCTGACTGATCTCACGTCTAAGTgtcaaatttttttcttttctcgttTGCTTTTTAATTAAGGTTTAATAGTCTTTTTAtcctaatttttattaaaattattcaatgcATTCtcttaacctttttttttgtttcaatctagttcttttttttttttgttaatgaaGTTATTCTGTTATAGTTAAGTTAAATTGATACTTAGAGGGTAAGATTTTGTCATTTATAGTGCTTAGTCATTCACGTTACAATATTTCACTTAGTGCAAACACTATCTTAGtaagaagaataaaaattacattaagatgaaaagaaaatgatcgtattgaataattaaaaaaatatttggaacaaaaaataactattaaacCTTGAATTAACTAACTACCAATATCTGaagatatttaattaacttGCCCTAATGAGTAAACTAGAATTGATCTTTATGGGAGGAATTGTTTCACATCAGagatttatttagttattaaaagTGTAAAACACATTCATATACTTTCATTATGAAACAAAATTGATCCTTGTCAAATGTCAATAATCTTATAATGCTACTAATTATCTGTGAAACATTTAATTGTCCTGATGTCATAAGTGGAAGAAAATGTTTAATGCCCATAAATCATTATTTCTGATAATTATTGAACAATTTTTGTTTGGATAATATTCATATAAGTTGTTAGAGATAAGAAAGTTGGGctatttttactaaaatctTTAATTTGTTATCACCTTAGATAATTTGACAAGAGTCATATGATATTTgttctaataaaaaaactttttaacttaGGAAGTTAAATTCCCACATCTTCATAGAAAACTATATTTGCAAAAAACATaactaaaaatcatttttaaaattgttctcatataaatgttattttttaaaagataaaccAAACACGAAACAAAGTTTTTTCAATTTCGAATTCTCCATAAACTAAGAGAATTCTTCTACCAAATATCGTTTTATTTATCCAATCAGAttcatttacttttaaaaaattgctATAAAAGTAATCATATTTAGTTATTCACATGTGTCAGGTGGGTATTGGAagaaaaattgttaattatatGTTAAACTTTATCACATTTAAATGCGGATCCATCAAGCAAAGTTCCAACTTCGAATTTAATTGAAATACACTTCATGTcatatttagatttttaaaaaaatattattaataacaataaattatgacataattaaatattattgttgtataataataataatttaaaaataatttgtaacaatataaataattttctaccCACGActtatgaaatttaaaactcactttttaagTGAATGAAAAGCTGATTCAACTCCggaacaaaaaatttaaaaa from the Vigna angularis cultivar LongXiaoDou No.4 chromosome 3, ASM1680809v1, whole genome shotgun sequence genome contains:
- the LOC108345492 gene encoding mannosylglycoprotein endo-beta-mannosidase, which produces MAKITLHSGWLAASSTQVHFTGTQLTTTNPPSPSNQPWMEAIVPGTVLATLVKNKVVPDPFYGLGNEAIFDIADSGREYYTFWFFTTFQCKLSGNQHCDLNFRGVNYSADVYLNGHKMVLPNGMFRRHSLDVTDVVHSDGSNLLAVFVHPPDHPGSIPPQGGQGGDHEIGKDVATQYVQGWDWMAPIRDRNTGIWDEVSISITGPVKIIDPHLVSSLFDNYKRVYLHATTELENKSSSTAECSLSIHVTTELEGGIHSVEQLQTQNLSIPPTSRVQYSFPELFFYKPNLWWPNGMGKQSLYNVIINIDVKGYGESDSWSHHFGFRKIESNIDGATGGRLFKVNGEPIFIRGGNWILSDGLLRLSKKRYQTDIKFHADMNFNMIRCWGGGLTERPEFYHYCDYYGLLVWQEFWITGDVDGRGIPVSNPNGPLDHDLFLFCARDTVKLLRNHPSLALWVGGNEQTPPDDINMALKNDLKLHPYFRHAEEKEKPVGDLSERLGDPSQYLDGTRIYIQGSLWDGFADGKGDFTDGPYEIQNPEDFFKDDFYNYGFNPEVGSVGMPVAATIRATMPSEGWQIPLFRKLSSGYVEEVPNPLWKYHKYIPYSNPTKKVHDQIQLYGDVKDLDDFCLKAQLVNYIQYRALLEGWTSHMWKKYTGVLIWKTQNPWTGLRGQFYDHLLDQTAGFFGCRCAAEPIHVQLNLATYFIEVVNTTSEELSNVAMEVSVWDLEGTCPHYKVHENLTALPKNVTPIVEMKYPKSKHPKPVYFLLLKLYNMSDNKILSRNFYWLHLPGGDYKLLEPYREKKIPLKITSEVFIQGSTYKLRMHVQNTSKKPDSNSLTLEHGSKARQKLETIDSVKGKEQEAGWFTRIHKCFAGKSDGLKVSEINGQDIGVAFFLHFSVHASNKDYKEGEDTRILPVHYSDNYFSLVPGETMTVKISFEVPPGVTPRVSLHGWNFDDKPSLKVFSDVTGNLVN
- the LOC108345495 gene encoding uncharacterized protein LOC108345495: MASSTIACNFSCNYHPSIPLQTSATPFSLSFSHPLLCSYNGLSLHSSTSTFRVFAKFEKFQTESPEPDPPSPLEENTVTSVKDDEEDDSCLPSDLEGAVRQSGEAAGLFVSTGGMRATVELLIPQLQFLDDEGAQVELWDLSRIFLDTLIEKTKFQRVKAIFPDAGAAALLKFRWKDAIFRFASLSDRKPVEGDDEIVVMIVPDYQMLEYVERIASNLSNDPPRPLIMWNPRLISEDVGVGFNVRKLRRFFLSTFTTVYFMRPMPFGAIFRCYPGQWKVFSDDKDRPNRYLLAKEFESRPDAEDIEILFSEEEQKSEQGQGLLDKAAGIFSSISRMMKSI
- the LOC108345493 gene encoding kinesin-like protein KIN-14S codes for the protein MSDQSIQIQMLAEKFHRFVLDYELKQPSITSEPDDVSKQVNENSDSVDENSMSQGIHEVSPDKGHTLPILKKILDLDTKIQDLKKHHISLSDEVKLTIESFPGTDVLKSVQLLGAEYELLKRKYLEESSERRRLYNEVIELKGNIRVFCRCRPLNASEIANGSASVVNFESSSDNELQVICAESSKKQFKFDHVFGPEDNQEAVFQQTKPIVTSVLDGYNVCIFAYGQTGTGKTFTMEGTPEHRGVNYRTLEELFRITDERNGTMKYELSVSMLEVYNEKIRDLLVENSTQPTKKLEIKQAAEGTQDVPGLIEARVYGTEDVWEMLKTGNRVRSVGSTCANELSSRSHCLLRVTVMGENLINGQRTKSHLWLVDLAGSERVGKTEAEGERLKESQFINKSLSALGDVISALASKSAHIPYRNSKLTHMLQSSLGGDCKTLMFVQVSPSAADLGETLCSLNFATRVRGIEGGPARKQVDHTELFKYKQMVEKLKQDEKETNKLQDSLQIAQLRLATREQHCRTLQEKVRDLENQINEERKHRLKQESRALAAVSAQPSLSSQQTTAQNRKPPLNPSKLRQPLRKITNSMPPRSPRRSKNYTTFMNGKENSVRRASMATNSVRQAAPSTTGQFFQARRRVSIAVRPPPSTSTTQVIQPRRRVSIATLPPHTTSGMSTPLRTSAFRVTGGSNQQSRIRSQRKDRYSSLFAPMPELRESVLTTPMSVRSSSKFMMNSPTQADSRMMGPTRNQPVLALQRKPVVWSPLKLRTMNRKSSLLPYRSTQMQ